A genomic stretch from Xiphophorus maculatus strain JP 163 A chromosome 16, X_maculatus-5.0-male, whole genome shotgun sequence includes:
- the usp31 gene encoding ubiquitin carboxyl-terminal hydrolase 31 yields the protein MSCKAATKDKKSSFSKKLFRRGSVRSVGSFMSKVLRTLTALSHFGSEVQTDDDKDDGGFSAFKSGSKDVPMEDGDFGGFLSGERVPGVSGLKNHGNTCFMNAILQCLSNTELFAEYLVLEHYKGEELEEEKPKTNGVHLQKKGPLGKGEVTEQLSGLVRALWTFEYTPQHSRDFKNAVSKNATQFKGNAQHDAQEFLLWLLDRVHEDLNTVNPNTRPAIKPPIEEDDQSIEGPSPPLSAGSFVQELFQAQYRSSLTCPHCQKQSNTFDPFLCISLPIPLPHTRPLYVTVVYQGKYSHCIRIGVAVPLKSTVYRLRDAVSRETKIPMDQFVLTEMYYDGFHRSFCDDDDDLDIIQESDSIFAFETPETFKLENLRTKRGSLLANLNHNNLKYGTEISRTPSFMQGAVTPVTGSPNKNVGPEKVILLVCNRACTGHQAKRFGLPFVLYMERTVTWDALQKEILEKMRHLLRPGVYIQVGPFSLRVVGVVGITYLLPQDERPLCHPTVERAYKSCGQGGPPHVKIVVEWDKETKDYLFGHTEEEYIPDAESVYLHRQQHHQPQACTLAQCFQLYTKEEQLAPDDAWRCPHCKQLQQGRIKLSLWTLPDVLILHLKRFRQEGDRRVKMQNMVRFPLMGMDMAPHVVKRSQSSWSLPSHWSPWRRSYGLGRNPDDYLYDLYAVCNHHGNMHGGHYTAYCKNSVDGQWYCFDDSEVTPISDDAVCQQTAYILFYQRRTAIPSWSANSSVAGSTSSSLCDHWINRLPGSRPASLASGASSRRTSLASLAESVEFPAERNEDDGGFSVRPFVRSIQRQSLSSRSSIASPLAFSDSGMKPSWSLSAKLQMRSNSPSRFSLDSRCSPPLERIGEAGDDKVSTSCFGSYSRHERYFGSRTPLSMMESNFGEDSNKRFVDMMYCRAPTPVEKKSNKNDTTENNNEITAIDQNIQPTQATPSKEQKRKSSIGGFTLKSESTGSIKSSSKTELEKTSKKRLCSINKNPASDASSSSPAKGKKLSSTKEKTVNTKKSTLTPSGTPSKTKESNKTPEATPQRKPSLCSTPQSSASPSPTAKKNSSITEKGSTSCRKRLMERSYSRDSMHTSPLVDSHRSSCVSRSSLPKNGDSSRLERRSVRSSSSSSSVTSLRSPSVSTRDLQRSSKSEEKGLSFFKSALRQRESRRSADLGKSALLTKKASERTCKQNGQAKEVDGDGQKTGEAGSLKTSKETLGGESNSDKQESSKPPSSLSRTLLGKSKSSSSDVSSKSRTDGKKPLEKMASSRKLSSSMQSPARTTQRPQ from the exons ATGTCCTGCAAAGCCGCAACCAAGGACAAAAAGTCGAGCTTCAGCAAGAAGCTGTTCAGGCGAGGCTCTGTGCGCTCCGTGGGCAGCTTTATGAGCAAAGTCCTCCGGACGCTGACAGCCTTATCACACTTTGGATCTGAAGTACAGACCGATGATGACAAGGATGATGGAGGATTCTCCGCGTTCAAATCCGGGAGTAAAGATGTCCCCATGGAGGATGGGGACTTTGGTGGGTTCCTGTCCGGAGAGCGAGTTCCCGGAGTGTCAGGTCTGAAGAACCACGGCAATACCTGCTTCATGAATGCAATCCTGCAGTGCCTGAGTAACACGGAACTCTTCGCCGAGTACCTCGTTTTGGAGCACTACAAAGGCGAGGAGTTAGAGGAGGAAAAGCCGAAAACAAACGGCGTCCATCTGCAGAAGAAAGGTCCTCTAGGCAAAGGAGAAGTGACTGAGCAGCTGTCCGGACTGGTGCGGGCTTTGTGGACGTTTGAGTATACACCTCAGCATAGCAGGGACTTCAAG AATGCTGTGTCAAAAAATGCCACACAGTTTAAAGGGAATGCTCAGCACGATGCTCAAGAGTTTCTGCTGTGGTTGCTGGACAGAGTACATGAGGATCTCAACACCGTCAACCCAAACACCAGGCCTGCTATTAAG CCTCCCATTGAAGAAGATGACCAGAGCATAGAGGggccctctcctcctctctctgctggGTCGTTTGTGCAGGAGCTGTTCCAGGCTCAGTATAG GTCTTCTCTTACTTGCCCGCATTGCCAAAAGCAGAGCAACACCTTTGACCCCTTCCTCTGCATCTCCTTACCAATCCCTCTGCCACACACACG gCCCTTGTATGTGACTGTGGTCTACCAGGGGAAGTACTCTCACTGCATAAGGATTGGAGTTGCTGTTCCTCTCAAAAGTACTGTCTATCGCCTCAGAGACGCTGTGTCACGTGAAACCAAGATCCCAATGGACCAG TTTGTTCTGACTGAAATGTATTACGATGGCTTCCATCGCTCATTTTGCGATGATGACGATGATCTTGACATCATCCAAGAGAGCGATTCCATCTTTGCCTTTGAGACACCAGAGACCTTCAAATTAGAAAACCTACGCACAAAAAGAG gaAGCCTTCTGGCAAATCTAAATCATAACAATTTAAAGTACGGGACAGAAATCAGCAGGACTCCATCCTTCATGCAGGGAGCAGTGACTCCTGTAACTGGATCTCCAAATAAAAACGTAGGGCCAGAAAAGGTTATTCTCCTGGTGTGTAACAGAGCGTGCACTGGCCACCAGGCAAAAAG atTTGGCCTGCCTTTTGTACTGTACATGGAGCGCACTGTGACTTGGGATGCTCTACAAAAAGAGATCCTGGAGAAAATGCGACATCTTTTGAGGCCTGGGGTCTACATTCAG gTTGGACCTTTCAGTCTTCGGGTGGTTGGCGTTGTTGGTATTACCTACCTCCTTCCTCAAGATGAGAGACCACTGTGTCACCCAACGGTTGAAAG agCGTACAAGTCCTGTGGACAAGGAGGACCTCCACATGTGAAGATTGTGGTCGAGTGGGACAAGGAAACCAAGGACTA tCTGTTCGGCCACACTGAGGAGGAGTATATTCCAGATGCTGAGAGCGTCTATCTGCACAGGCAGCAGCATCATCAGCCCCAGGCCTGCACCCTCGCTCAGTGCTTTCAGCTCTACACTAAAGAGGAGCAG ctgGCTCCAGATGATGCCTGGCGCTGTCCCCACTgcaagcagctgcagcagggccGGATAAAGCTCAGCTTGTGGACGCTGCCGGATGTGCTTATACTGCATCTCAAGAGATTTCGACAG GAAGGAGACCGGAGGGTGAAGATGCAGAACATGGTGAGGTTCCCACTGATGGGGATGGACATGGCACCACATGTGGTCAAGAGAAGCCAGAGCAGCTGGAGTTTACCGTCTCACTGGTCGCCATGGAGACGGTCCTACGGCCTTGGAAGGAACCCTGATGACTACCTTTATGACCTATATGCTGTTTGCAACCATCATGGCAATATGCATGGAGGACACTACACTG CTTACTGCAAAAACTCTGTTGATGGTCAGTGGTACTGCTTCGATGACAGTGAGGTGACACCAATTTCTGATGATGCTGTGTGTCAGCAAACGGCCTACATACTGTTTTATCAGAGAAGAACCGCAATTCCCTCTTGGTCTGCCAACAGCTCTGTTGCTG GCTCCACTAGCTCATCACTGTGCGACCATTGGATCAATAGGTTACCTGGAAGCAGGCCTGCCAGTTTGGCCTCTGGAGCTTCATCCAGACGTACCTCGCTTGCTTCACTGGCTGAGTCAGTGGAGTTTCCTGCAGAACGTAATGAGGATGATG GAGGATTTTCTGTCCGCCCATTTGTGAGAAGCATCCAGCGACAGAGCTTGTCCTCAAGGTCATCTATTGCCAGCCCTTTGGCCTTCAGTGACAGTGGAATGAAGCCATCTTGGTCTCTCTCTGCCAAGCTCCAGATGAGATCCAACTCACCCTCACGCTTCTCCTTAGACTCTCGGTGTTCTCCTCCTCTGGAGAGGATAGGAGAGGCAGGCGACGATAAGGTATCCACGTCCTGTTTTGGCAGCTACAGTCGACATGAACGGTACTTTGGCAGCAGGACTCCGTTGTCTATGATGGAAAGCAACTTCGGTGAAGACAGCAATAAAAGGTTCGTAGACATGATGTACTGCAGAGCTCCCACCCCAGTGGAAAAGAAGAGCaacaaaaatgacacaactgaaaacaacaatgaGATCACAGCTATAGACCAAAACATACAACCCACTCAAGCAACTCCCTCCaaagagcaaaaaagaaaaagtagcaTTGGAGGATTTACCCTGAAGTCCGAAAGCACAGGCTCCATCAAGAGCTCCAGCAAAACAGAGTTGGAGAAAACCTCCAAAAAACGTCTTTGCTCAATTAATAAGAACCCAGCCTCTGACGCGTCTTCCAGTTCACCGGCAAAAGGCAAGAAGCTGAGCAGCACGAAGGAGAAGACTGTAAACACGAAGAAAAGCACCTTGACACCCAGTGGAACGCCCTCTAAAACGAAGGAATCAAATAAAACTCCTGAGGCGACTCCACAACGTAAACCTTCCCTCTGCTCCACACCTCAGTCTTCAGCTTCTCCCTCTCCAACTGCGAAGAAGAACTCAAGCATTACTGAGAAGGGCTCAACGAGCTGCCGGAAACGACTGATGGAAAGGAGTTACAGCAGAGATTCTATGCACACCAGCCCCCTCGTTGACAGCCATCGGAGCAGCTGTGTGTCCCGTAGTTCACTTCCCAAGAATGGGGACAGTAGTCGGCTTGAGAGGAGGTCTGTAAGGAGTTCCAGCAGCAGTTCTTCAGTCACAAGCCTGCGCTCACCAAGTGTATCCACCAGAGACTTGCAACGGAGTAGCAAATCAGAGGAGAAAGGCTTGTCTTTCTTCAAGAGTGCCCTCCGACAGAGAGAAAGTCGCCGGTCGGCTGATTTAGGAAAAAGCGCATTGCTTACCAAAAAGGCTTCAGAGAGGACATGCAAGCAGAACGGACAAGCTAAGGAGGTAGACGGTGATGGTCAAAAGACTGGAGAAGCTGGGTCCTTGAAAACGTCTAAAGAAACTCTGGGAGGCGAGTCAAACTCAGACAAGCAGGAGTCTTCCAAGCCCCCCAGCTCTCTTAGTCGTACTCTACTAGGAAAGTCCAAGTCTTCCTCATCCGATGTAAGTAGCAAGTCTCGTACAGATGGGAAGAAACCTCTAGAAAAGATGGCATCTTCTCGAAAGCTGTCATCAAGCATGCAATCTCCTGCACGAACAACACAGAGGCCTCAGTGA